The following is a genomic window from Rutidosis leptorrhynchoides isolate AG116_Rl617_1_P2 chromosome 8, CSIRO_AGI_Rlap_v1, whole genome shotgun sequence.
taaatgatttcaactttcaaaaatcccgcgaaatcgcgggtctttaactagtatatatatatatatatatatatatatatatatatatatatatatatatatatatatatatatatatatatatatatatatatatatatatatcttctcttttatatataataacaaaatgtAAAATAGGTCATCTTAAAAGAGTTAATCAATCTTAACCACCCATTAAATTAAACATATTTGATCTAAACCTTTGATTATTTACTAATCTAGCTCATTACCTCATAAATATAGCCTTGATTTGTTTGATTAAAAAATACCGTTACACATAGAAAAGTGACGGCCAAATTAGGGATTTTAGGGGTCTTTTATTCTCCTCCTCATTCTGCACCAAAAAAACCCTAAAATCCTCTACCCCATCGTTCACGATCAAACTACACTAAAAAACCTAATTCCCTCTCAAAGCACACACGACTATCATCAAAATCAAAATCGATAATCAATTCTTCCTCTACCTAAATCGAATTTGCATTCCGAATAGCACAAGAAGAAGATACGCTGGTGCTACGAATCGTTATTCATCTCGGAGCAAGTTTGATCCATCTGTCAATGCTTCTAATTCAGTCGATTTTCGTATTGTAATCCTACTTTTCAAGGTAGATTTATAGATAACATTTTGATATAATTAGATATAAATCGTCAAATTATGGTTTTACCTTTGTAGGAGGTGTTTAGGGACAATTCAcgagtaattataattatatggaTCCTATTCAATTATTAGTAATTGTTTACAataattttaattattgtattaAAATATGATTATTTTGACACTGAGTTGTTGGAAATCACAATTATGATATTATTGTTGTACAACTCAACTGAAACTACAATAGTCACTTTTAGAATTATATGTTGAAGAAAACTTTCCACTGTTTGTTAAACCCGGGAGATGAATAATAAATTTTCATGTATTATTTGTAGCTTCATTTAATTTTCAAGTACTAATTGTGGCTTAATTTATATGCTCGTGTTCATTCATGTATCTAGCAATTCAATATGTCTTGACCAAATTATATTTATTAGTAAGTACATAGTGGTTTGATACTGAGACTCGGATTGACTCTACTTGTGACTTGTGAGGTAGATGTCAACTGCTACATAATAACTTGAGATGTCTATTAGGAACAACACGTTGGAAGATGTTTATATAATTCTTCAAATGCGCCTCCGTTGTGAGATTTACAGAAATGGGAAAGTAATGTCTGGAAAAGTTTTTGCTGTTTCAAACGAGGTTGTGGATGATCATGGTTCTAACCCGTATCTTTCCAAAAACGGGTACTATGAACATGACGTCTTATTACTAAGGTTAGTTATAGTTATTGACTCATGTTGTTCTCTTTAAATGAACATCAATTTGTGCATCCATTTAGTGACATAATCTTTTGTAATAATTGGTACAAGGTGATGGATGGTGTCATAGTAGCAACACCTATGGGAACTACAATCTGCACATATGAAACGTATGAGAAAGATAATAACTTGTGTTTCAATAAAGCGTATATGCATACGTGGTTACGTTTGGCATGGAAGGTATATTGCTGAATTTTTATATCTATTTGCTACTACAGTATACAGTTTCAAACAAATATGTATGTTTATGTTAAAATCCTCTTTGGTATACATTTGAGTGAGTTCGACCCGTTTGAACAACTAAGTGTCAAAATAGGTCCTTCTTAATTTAGACATGACCCATATGATTAAGTAAATTGGAATGTTtttgtattttaaaaatgaatttagggtgattttttttttttattaaaaagtaaGTTTTGACCCATTTGGTATAAATTGTCAACATGACTTTTGGGCCTATTTTGCGGGTGCGTAAGATGAAAGTAGTGAAGTTTTGATGAAAACTAATTATTACAAATATATATGTTACTGGTAACAATCCTCTTTGGTATACTTCTTTGTTTATAATTTCAACATTCAATGGTTTTTTCGATTATAATTTCAACCGTTAAGGGTTATTTGTAGCGATTTTTCATAAAAAGCTGCTAACTTTGAATTATCTGGTGCAGGAATCTATGTGCACGCCTTTCACATACCCAGAACATATTACCATATGGAGATATTTACATATGTCTTCATTTGGTCTAAATGGGTTGATCAAAAAGCATTTAGATCCTGGTGATTATCTTGGGGCAACTAATCGCAGGTAACTCTACTTATCATTATCATATGTATTCTTCTAGGCATGGAATTATTTAAAAATCGATCATGTGTTGTGTTATGTGGGAAAATACATGATATGTTTTTTTAGCAAATGCTATGTTTTAAACCGATCatgtattattacttattatgGACAAAAAATTGTTAAACTATTCATATGTATTTTGCACATTTAAAGCTTAGATTCTTGGTTAGTAATCTAAATCTTTGTTTCAAGAAATGTCAATACTTAGATTCTTGGTTAGTAAACTTTTCATATGCTACTCTTAGTTAATACGGAGTATGTATAACTTATCTCAGGTGTTGAAATGGTTTTGTCCAATTGAGTAGTATGCACGTTTCATGTTTTCGTATCATTCTACTTCTTTGTCGTTCATCATTTTAGGTTACTATttggcataactatatgcattatatTTAATTGGAATGGTGTTTAATACGATTCACAAGAAACACATTTTCACTATACTATGTATCGATAGTAATGCCTCTTCTATGTTATTGTTCAGGTTATCCTATCTTCAATTGACTCTGGCAAATACATACAGTGCACTACTACCTTAGGTAACACTCTCGTGGTTTCCGTGATTCCTCAGGATCAAAGTTGCAGTTATATCAATTTATTGTGGCTGCTATGGTTAAGTTTAAAGGTCACAAACTTGGCGGGGTAGTAAAGGATTAAATGAGTCATTTTTGGTATGGTTGTTCACTACAACTCATTCTAAGTATTAGTGTGTCTAAGAGTTTTCAAGTGTCTAAAATATGAATACACTATAGATTGAGAGGTCTTTCCTGACAAGCAAGAAAAGCGTCATGCTTTGGAGTTATTTAAATCAGCTATTCACTTGGTAATCGgctaatttatttataattaagtTCTCCAAGGATtatttacatttttaataagtGCATGTACCATTTGATGTTCATGTTTATCCTTTTTTCCAGTTTGATAGGATAACTATTGGTTCAGATCTATAAGGAACACACTCGATTTTATATTTTGATGATGAAAATGAAGGTTAGTCCTAATAAGACATTTTTCAAATTAACTCATTTTAGCAATAGTGTATACATTTGTGAGATTCTTCATTTAAATAGTATTTAATGAAGATGGGAAGTTGGGTTCATGGGTCGGATAATGGGTCAAACATGTTTTAATTATAACATGTCATTTTTTTGTACAGTACCTGGGTCGGGCCAGGTTGTATGGGCTGATGCACTGACACTTTTTTCATTCATTTTGTTAAAGGTAAAATGTAAAAAaggtaaaaggtagaaggtttggctacccgggagggcgagtaatccgaccccatactctaatgtacgcaacccagcaggattactccctggctgtttccaacctttccctgaccaccactaaatattcgtcccAGACGGGATTCATTGTGTTAAAGGATATCTAGCTAAACCATCAAATTACAAAAgcaatttatacataaaatacaatTTGAAAGATTTTTGAAAGACCATGCGTTTGAGATGAAAGACCACCAAGGTTGATAACTATAGGTAAAAGTGATCAAATATCCACTGCTAGAGTTCATCCTCGTGATCAAGTTTACTTGCTTTGACAAATAAAACCATTATACTTGGTAGAGCATATCTTGGCTTTATTGGATTCCATCCAAGGATCTGCTCTACCGATTTCCTTACCAATTTATGTTTTAGTTTTTGTTACGCTGTCATTAATTTGATATGAATTTACCTTTAATCTGGAAGACAGTGGTAGTAGCACCGTATATCGTAAATTACACGGGAGCACTCTCCCGTCAATACCATGGTACGATTACGCCATTTTAGCTAAATCAGTGTGCTACTTGACAACATGCCACACTCGATATCGTTGTAGGTTGATGGCTGGTAGTCCTTAAGGAAACGAATAATTACTGTGTTGCAGAAGTGAAACTCAACTCACTCTTAATGAATTAAGTATACAGGTTCACCAGTGAACTCTTTCTGTAGCGCTTACACACGAATTTTTAAACAGTTGTTTGCATGTCCAGATGAAATCATAACTACTACCGAGGGTCCTTGGCTTAAAAGGGGAAATAGCAAGCCAACTTGAGTTTCTTCGCAGGGGATGCAAGGTCGACTTCTTTTACCTCATAAAAATTGCAACATATTATGTTTATGTTCTATCTTCTTAAGGTTTGCAGGGTCCAACGAAGATGAATGCTTTACCGTACACTTCATCATCCTGCTGTAATATTACACTTGAACATGTCAAGTGATTTTTACGTATGTGGGTTTTGTCAGTCGGTTAATATATTAATGCTTAAAACTATCTTACAAGTATGTAAACATTAAACTTATGTTGGTATGCTTATCGTTTTATGTTTACCTTTAATTGTTCTGTTTATCCTTTTAAATGTTGGTATGCTTATAATGCCCCATTTAAAAAGATGCATGTGTGCTTTATGTTAATTGTTTCAGAAGAGCTAATGGTCTTTGTAATGGTTATCATGGTTATCAATGTGTAAAAActtgtatattttttttacaaattcaACTCTAAACTAATAATGTAACTATCTATTAGTACTACAAACAAAATGACATTAATAGGCTACTATTATATTTTCTTTTGCTTTGTAATCAAACGAACTTATTATATATAAAGCTACTTTACTGGAATCATCACAATTTTGATAATGCTCATGCATCGGATGATGTTGAAAAGGTGAAATTCGGGTCTTACATGGGATGATGTTGAGTGGGTGAAATTGATCACTTCAACTTTAAATTTTATTGTCTTATCAAAATATTCAACTTATATGTTGCCGTATATAATTGATCAAATGCGACAGTTGCTTATTTTCGGGTTGAAATTTTGAGTTGATTTGATTCAAAAGAAGTTCGCTTTCTCTGCTCTTCAAAAAACACAAATATCGGGTCTTTGGATGTGGGTCAAAATTGTTGTTTTTGGATGTGGGTCATGTTTGCGTAGCAGCAAtcatttaaataatataaaatatcagTTTATGGAGTTTCAAATTTATTCTTGATTAGTCTCATACAAaagccccgcgaattcgcgggcattaaactagtatatatatatatatatatatatatatatatatatatatatatatatatatatatatatatatatatatatatatatatataaagattataaaGATCCGATGGTACATACAGACGACAATGATTGAAATTGTAAAGGCTCGCTCTGATCGTCCTACAAACAATGGATGAAAATAATGATTGAAAGAGAGCGAGCGCATTGAAAAAGTAAAGATACAACAAACGTACAACCATCAAACCTAAATCTAAACACAACATAAACCCGGGCACGTATCTAACGCCACAATCAACACTACTTAACAGCTGCACACTAAAATGAACGTCGGGCACTCCAGcaacacctaacccgaggcctgcaaATCAAAATAACCTCTCGTACCCGAAGAACCATATAACACTCCAAACCAGAGAACCACATGCTCGTCAAGTAAACCTCGGTTCTTGAAGTCAAAACTGCAACATGGTAGGCCCCACAAGCTATTTCCTCAACAAAACTTTTAGACAATTTTCCTTCAACACGAGTTGGGAGTTTGCCATCAGCTTGAGGGTTAACGAGTTGACCATAAACTTGACCTCCCATTGTGTACACATGACCCGAAGTTGTAAGTGCAACCGTCATGCTATGTCCACATGCAACTTGACAAAAATTCGGGTCAACAAATGAAGAAACGAAAGTGAGAACAAGTTTAGTTTCTTTATCACCATGGCCAAGTCGACATTTATCACCATCTCCCCATGTAAATAATTTCCCCGAAGAACAATTACTAAAACTTGAATTATTAATCATGATTTCAACAATTGCAGCAGTATGCCAAACACCACAAGCGGTTTTTACAGTTCGAAGTCCATTTAAAGATTCAACTTCACGAGGTTTTGAATTACTTTTTCTATCTCCGTGTCCTAATACACCAAATGTCCCATCATCAAAAGTAAATAATTGACCTGAAGAAGTGACTATAGCTGTATGGTAGGGTCCATGAaaggacccgacccaatccatagggacgaatacaataacatacgattacatcgcgaggcatttgacctgtatatgatacgttttataaacattgcattcttttgaaaagatatatcataaatgaatatttaaaattcaatgttttcgacatctgatgatttctacatatagacaatcaccgtaaataacagtttacaagaatacttccgttgacaatgcagtcaaaataaatacacggtgatgattttgtgaatgcaatgcttcctcgaataaaacatgtatgactccatgcacatggtttctctaacatatattcaaacagcggaagacttctaggaacctgagaataaacatgctttaaacgtcaacataaagttggtgagatataggtttaatgctagcagcgttataaatatagaccacaagatttcatatacataaacgttttaataaaaatattctaagttgttgagcacttgataaccatacttaacatttaatcaacgtcgcatattccatttattatgaaatcttactacaccgtaccaagtgtagtcaccgaaacgaagtactgtgcaaccgttgaatactggtcgtccagtccggttggggttgtcaggcccgatagatctatcaacaggattcgcgtttacaatacctcatgtaaatagtagttaccagtatgccagtggtacaactcaacgtagaatatatatttttaatcacttgtgtccataacgtaaatcataaaatgcatgtattctcatcccaaaatatttgtagtttaaaagtgggactatatactcacttttgccttgaaggtatttaactcgacttggtctccgatagatatcacgaacctaaccatatatatatatatatatatatatatatatatatatatatatatatatatatatatatatatatatatatataatatatcaacatattttcttttcaagtaatcgttacatatatatatatatatatatatatacttataatacttttaatattttcttagtccgtagttagcagtccgatgttagtggtccacaattagttgctcaataaaataaataaagaccccatcgtattcgtattgatcagaattaatctcgacccatggtaccatgttgtcaaatgacgtgttgcgtacataaagtaccgtgttgtcaaatgacgtgttgcgtacaatcatgaggtcttatgattaatcttcttgtgttgtttacgggtggtcctgaaatatataaaatcaaattataagtaattatatataaaatatcatattaattaaaaaaagatatgattaatttatttatctccaaatattttcgtagctaaactagcttcggatacccaatcttgttttagtcgtagtttcttcattacaactccgtttttgttggttcaacttgtcacttccttggatcgagtcaaattttaagaatatgaactgaaaataccttagtttgtattcgaaatcacaggttataggtcaaactttggtaaaacttatgaaagtgatcattttccatcataaaaacaacatttaatgatcatttttctaaaaatacttacactttgagttaaaccatgaaatttttatgtgttaacatattcataagaaatatcatttttccagaacatgaacttccaattcaaagttcaagatggtttttaattatccaacccaaaacagcccccggttgcactccgacgacgtagattcagtttttaaggtgttctttgtaaaaccaagttatatcttgttaagttagcacatcattatgatatattacaggtcttgaagtattttaaaagttaagttagaatgatctatttagtttgcaaacaagtttgaaatcattcaaactatgttcttgttgttaaaattttacaacataaaataagatagctatataattatgaatcgaacaagattatgaacaaggttactacctcaagttacttgaacaacGTTACTGTaatagataagaaaaaatcttggaatcaaagagtggtggagttagatcaaaaggttggaagtatacttcttcaaatgggtggttattttgatatgttcttgaaagagttttcttatggtgtttaaggcttgtaattgaagctaaatgatggggaaaatgcttggagatgatcaagtatgaagttaggagtattttgagagagaaatgagggtgtaggtatgagaaaatggagtgaagaaatggtgttcattcataaaaacgtttttagtttataaagaaagaaaaggattcctaattttgttttcttactaataattcatgctacttgacaaatcctagttacctcatatctagggcagtaataatgttgattaggatgttgattttatgtgtatatactaatagtaaatacatatagaagctgggtatgatacgggtacatataccctagatatacgtatagaaatcttgaggaaacggaatgagaattcaaatatagctatcttttgtgattatacttatattgttttatgtatttaagtccttaaaaagtgattaaatacattatatatacgatacatgtataagcattataggttataagtatatatatcaaagaatgttacgtatagttatcgttttgaaaacttaagttagtagtttcaaaatatacttataactcattgtcattagtacacaatgagatgttaaaccatccttaaatcatgttaaatatatataaatacatatatatacacaaacgtataattatcgtatgttatatagttcgtgatatcatcggttaaattggacggtcaaacgttgtgtaaaactcttttcaaaaacacaagtctcaacaatttggattgcttatcatgttggtaaggtttaatttatgtaaatattaatctcataagtataaaacgattggaaaaatccgggtcgttacagtacctacctgttaaataaatttcgtcccgaaatttgaatgggatggtcatggctgacaataagtatgttttcatgacgtatacgagttggaaattagagttttattatcatcaagtaatattgataaagcaatttgatttttgtgaagagtacgagtgaggctatcaccaaagggtgaaatgagtaggtatagattcgtcatatcttttgacgtagataggattgatttccaagttcaagagatttggagtaaaatcttcataatgagatttgattcttcgataatcaaggaaattagaatccgctttaaatgcgatcatctattttgattgctctatcggatcttttactataaatccacctcccttcatttccttacaactcataccttctattcttcctccctcaattcatactttaaaacatttatcagtatgcttcatccagtactgatcctggatatactcttaactttcatctctgtcattcttctttttcatctacctccggaggattttatttatttctactattaccttggggttatagtattgttaattctcccgtgcctttac
Proteins encoded in this region:
- the LOC139862115 gene encoding uncharacterized protein isoform X3, translated to MGTTICTYETYEKDNNLCFNKAYMHTWLRLAWKESMCTPFTYPEHITIWRYLHMSSFGLNGLIKKHLDPGDYLGATNRRLSYLQLTLANTYSALLP
- the LOC139862115 gene encoding uncharacterized protein isoform X2, with protein sequence MDGVIVATPMGTTICTYETYEKDNNLCFNKAYMHTWLRLAWKESMCTPFTYPEHITIWRYLHMSSFGLNGLIKKHLDPGDYLGATNRRIKVAVISIYCGCYG
- the LOC139864553 gene encoding PH, RCC1 and FYVE domains-containing protein 1-like, which produces MDWVGSFHGPYHTAIVTSSGQLFTFDDGTFGVLGHGDRKSNSKPREVESLNGLRTVKTACGVWHTAAIVEIMINNSSFSNCSSGKLFTWGDGDKCRLGHGDKETKLVLTFVSSFVDPNFCQVACGHSMTVALTTSGHVYTMGGQVYGQLVNPQADGKLPTRVEGKLSKSFVEEIACGAYHVAVLTSRTEVYLTSMWFSGLGLGVAGVPDVHFSVQLLSSVDCGVRYVPGFMLCLDLGLMVDDQSEPLQFQSLSSVCTIGSL
- the LOC139862115 gene encoding uncharacterized protein isoform X1; its protein translation is MDGVIVATPMGTTICTYETYEKDNNLCFNKAYMHTWLRLAWKESMCTPFTYPEHITIWRYLHMSSFGLNGLIKKHLDPGDYLGATNRRLSYLQLTLANTYSALLP